The following proteins come from a genomic window of Companilactobacillus pabuli:
- a CDS encoding TetR/AcrR family transcriptional regulator: MDRRTKKTQNAIKQAFLELLQQKPINKITISEITDKVDIGRGTFYIHYTDIFDLQNKIIAETISDLENIFDLNYPDSHEEDFHEIAIRLINYISKHKMIFKILYKNGDENKLAFLIKKIFTKKIMKQEQLEVKNIQDQIEVRFFIAGLTGVISDWVFDNIEVKDQELIEILTQLMHDY; the protein is encoded by the coding sequence TTGGATAGACGTACGAAAAAAACACAAAACGCGATCAAACAAGCTTTTTTGGAACTATTACAACAAAAGCCAATCAACAAAATTACCATTTCAGAAATCACTGACAAGGTTGATATCGGTCGTGGAACCTTTTATATTCACTACACTGATATTTTTGACTTGCAAAATAAAATCATAGCTGAAACAATTTCAGATTTAGAAAATATTTTTGATTTAAATTATCCCGACAGTCATGAGGAAGATTTTCATGAAATTGCTATTCGTCTTATAAACTATATTTCAAAACATAAAATGATTTTTAAAATATTGTATAAGAATGGCGATGAAAACAAATTAGCCTTTCTGATTAAAAAGATTTTTACTAAAAAAATAATGAAGCAAGAACAACTAGAAGTTAAAAATATTCAAGATCAAATTGAAGTTCGTTTTTTTATTGCTGGACTTACTGGAGTTATTTCCGACTGGGTCTTTGATAATATTGAAGTTAAGGACCAAGAATTGATTGAAATATTGACTCAACTAATGCATGATTACTAA
- the rpoD gene encoding RNA polymerase sigma factor RpoD, which produces MATKKPAVSAVSKELKAATKKLIKDLKKTGKITEDDLQEKIIKPYKLKGDALTNFVSELEDVGIGVVDDKGNPSKLALLKEKKEEKKTKKNDTTAPTDIKVNDPVRMYLKEIGRVPLLNAQQEVDLALKIEQGDEVAKQKLAEANLRLVVSIAKRYVGRGMQFLDLIQEGNMGLMKAVEKFDYRLGFKFSTYATWWIRQAITRAIADQARTIRIPVHMVETINKLIRIQRQLLQDLGREPLPEEIGAEMDMPTGKVRDILKIAQEPVSLETPIGEEDDSHLGDFIEDSDATSPEDHASYELLKEQLENVLDTLTDREENVLRLRFGLDDGRTRTLEEVGKVFGVTRERIRQIEAKALRKLRHPSRSKQLKDFLE; this is translated from the coding sequence ATGGCAACTAAGAAACCAGCAGTATCAGCAGTATCAAAAGAATTAAAAGCAGCAACTAAGAAACTTATCAAAGATCTTAAGAAAACTGGTAAGATCACTGAAGATGATCTTCAAGAAAAAATCATCAAACCTTATAAACTAAAGGGTGATGCTTTGACTAACTTCGTTAGTGAACTTGAAGATGTTGGTATCGGTGTTGTTGATGACAAAGGTAATCCTAGTAAATTAGCTCTTCTAAAGGAAAAGAAAGAAGAGAAAAAGACTAAGAAAAATGATACTACCGCACCAACTGATATCAAAGTAAACGACCCTGTTCGTATGTACTTAAAGGAAATCGGTCGTGTTCCATTGCTTAATGCTCAACAAGAAGTAGATCTTGCTTTGAAGATTGAACAAGGCGATGAAGTAGCTAAGCAAAAACTAGCTGAAGCTAACTTGCGTTTGGTTGTTTCTATTGCCAAGAGATATGTTGGACGTGGGATGCAATTCCTTGATTTGATTCAAGAAGGTAACATGGGTCTAATGAAGGCCGTTGAGAAGTTTGATTACCGTCTAGGATTCAAATTCTCAACTTACGCAACTTGGTGGATCAGACAGGCTATTACGCGTGCTATTGCTGACCAAGCTAGAACTATCCGTATTCCTGTTCACATGGTTGAAACTATCAACAAATTGATCAGAATCCAACGTCAATTGCTTCAAGATCTAGGCCGTGAACCACTTCCTGAAGAAATTGGTGCTGAAATGGACATGCCAACTGGTAAAGTTCGTGATATTCTAAAAATTGCTCAAGAACCAGTTTCCTTGGAAACACCTATTGGTGAAGAGGATGACTCACATCTTGGTGACTTCATTGAAGATTCAGATGCAACTAGTCCAGAAGATCACGCTTCATATGAATTGTTGAAGGAACAACTAGAAAATGTTTTGGATACTTTGACAGATCGTGAAGAAAATGTTTTACGTTTGCGTTTCGGATTAGACGATGGACGTACAAGAACACTTGAAGAAGTAGGTAAGGTATTTGGTGTTACTCGTGAAAGAATTCGTCAAATTGAAGCCAAAGCTTTGAGAAAATTACGTCATCCATCAAGATCAAAACAATTGAAGGATTTTCTAGAATAA
- a CDS encoding ABC transporter ATP-binding protein: protein MAYIEMTNSYKRYGSGSSEIVANNGVTFSIEKGELAIILGTSGAGKSTVLNILGGMDTNDEGIVKIDGQEISKLSKKGLTTYRRNDVGFVFQFYNLVPNLTAKENVELASEIVTDSLNAESVLKKVGLQGRMNNFPAQLSGGEQQRVSIARAVAKKPKILLCDEPTGALDYKTGKQVLQLLQDMCRKSGVTVVIVTHNGMIAPIADRVIHMHDAKVNKIEVNPNPSDIADIEW from the coding sequence ATGGCCTATATTGAAATGACAAATAGTTATAAGCGTTATGGTTCAGGAAGTTCAGAAATTGTTGCCAACAATGGAGTGACTTTTTCAATCGAAAAAGGAGAGCTTGCTATAATTTTAGGAACATCAGGAGCAGGTAAATCCACTGTTTTAAATATTTTAGGTGGAATGGATACAAATGATGAAGGCATAGTGAAAATCGATGGTCAAGAAATTTCAAAATTATCAAAAAAGGGTTTGACTACCTATCGTCGAAATGATGTGGGATTTGTTTTTCAATTTTACAATTTAGTTCCTAATTTAACAGCAAAAGAAAATGTTGAACTAGCTTCAGAAATTGTAACTGATTCATTGAATGCTGAAAGTGTTTTGAAAAAAGTTGGATTACAAGGTCGAATGAATAATTTTCCGGCTCAATTATCTGGAGGAGAACAACAGAGAGTCTCCATCGCACGAGCAGTCGCTAAGAAACCAAAAATTTTATTGTGTGATGAACCAACAGGAGCACTTGATTATAAAACTGGTAAGCAAGTACTTCAATTACTTCAAGATATGTGTAGAAAAAGTGGGGTAACAGTTGTGATAGTTACTCACAATGGAATGATTGCCCCTATTGCGGATAGAGTTATTCATATGCATGATGCAAAAGTAAATAAAATTGAAGTAAATCCTAATCCGTCAGATATTGCTGATATAGAATGGTAG
- a CDS encoding FtsX-like permease family protein, translating to MKKILFKDILNSIRDSKGRFLSIFFLILLGTFAYVGLKAAGPDMRRTADSFSQKMNVADENIISTWGLNKSDQKKINSTDDVKNVEYGYFQDNEIADTTKSLRLFSKPQKISQYNIESGRLPRNNREIALDYSQKKSYSLGNKIKFNKVKEDNILKQNKYTIVGFVKSSENTDATDLGSSTTGTGTLDGYGVLTADSFKSKLFTIARMTFKDTASLNKTSQLYKNRLKKHEKEIKSTMKVQAKERLTVTKKKQQKKIDDGWRKIAKAQNQLTSSKNQLIKASSDISKGKKEIEENQDELNSAVSKGQEKLNSGIQQIASGKEEIKSAREELAEAQAQLSQGKDELQSDWQKLLSAKQELVSGKETLDESQKDLVDANKEIQEFENELLTATKQLNTATKSLDEKQQQFDQAQAEITNQKNVLKNSQNQITTSQNEINKESSALENEKSKYSSDVRESTQELSNDSAALNEAKNNLSKTNDEVTDLSQQLQDDKTKQSSTTIEQLQKNLQAEENTQKDIKTKITVLQQENTKDQSKADVAKKEYQSFIENKYTPSMSVIEKKQTELTAMQTQLNQSKEKLDSYQATLDNEQKEINSGQQELIQEKNTLDQSQNLLTEKNQEYQNGLKQYIEGKRSYNSNLLDYFNGLNEWMVGFETLKNGSKEYLENLESYKKGNSELKQSEAELAEGKQTLFQEKEKNQQKIDAANVELMNSEKEYQADLAEFNKQEEKANKKINKNKRKLTKSQKTLTNLQAPVYSVENHEEMDSGYKSFVDSSSRIDILSNIFPVFLFAVAALVSLTTMTRFVEEERLNIGIYKALGYSNGDVKKKFIIYGLASSILGTIAGSILGHTLLPKVIYDVYADGTSFPEVDLAFYPGYTIIGLTVAILCTVVSTYVVISKNLNENPAELLLPKPPKEGSRILLERISPLWKRMSFNYKITARNLFRYKKRMFMTIFGVAGCMALLITAFGIKDSISGITERQSQQILKYDLLVSKENRLNNRQEKSINSLMNNKNIKSSANIFYQELTSTAATDGSTQSITSIVTDDSKKFDHYISLKDANSFKSLPLTNKGIVISKKLAKIMNVKVGQKIKLRNEKNQIFKATVSGITEMYLGHFAFMNGKAYQHIFHKRYHPNSSLVKLKSNSKASKNAMSALFMKNNGIDGVVQSNDSEDGSIAGLTQITLILVIGASLLALIVIYTLSNINVSERIRELSTIKVLGFYDNEVTMYIYRETIILSILGILVGMLAGAKLSEFITSLLPTDEVLFDTTVRWTNFGISTLITMGITIGLMFIVHFKIKKIDMLDALKSVD from the coding sequence ATGAAAAAGATACTTTTTAAAGATATACTCAATTCTATAAGAGATTCCAAAGGTCGATTTTTATCTATTTTCTTCTTAATTCTTTTAGGTACTTTTGCATATGTTGGATTAAAAGCAGCTGGTCCAGATATGAGAAGAACTGCTGATTCCTTTTCACAGAAAATGAATGTTGCAGATGAAAATATCATATCAACTTGGGGATTAAACAAAAGTGATCAAAAAAAGATCAATAGTACTGATGATGTTAAAAATGTTGAATATGGTTATTTCCAGGATAATGAAATTGCTGATACAACAAAATCATTGCGATTATTTTCCAAGCCTCAAAAGATATCTCAATACAATATAGAGAGCGGAAGACTTCCCAGAAATAATAGAGAAATTGCCTTAGACTACTCTCAAAAAAAGTCATATTCGCTTGGAAATAAAATTAAGTTCAACAAAGTAAAAGAAGATAATATTTTAAAGCAAAATAAATATACTATTGTGGGATTTGTTAAATCTAGTGAAAATACTGATGCCACAGATCTCGGATCTTCGACCACGGGAACAGGTACGCTGGATGGATATGGTGTACTTACAGCTGACAGTTTTAAATCAAAATTGTTTACGATTGCTAGAATGACGTTTAAAGATACTGCATCGTTAAATAAGACCAGTCAATTGTATAAAAATCGGCTAAAAAAACACGAAAAAGAAATAAAATCTACCATGAAGGTTCAAGCTAAAGAACGCTTGACGGTAACTAAAAAGAAACAACAAAAAAAGATTGATGATGGTTGGAGAAAAATTGCTAAGGCTCAAAACCAACTAACTAGTTCTAAAAATCAATTAATTAAAGCATCTTCTGATATAAGCAAGGGTAAAAAAGAAATTGAAGAAAATCAGGATGAGTTAAATTCAGCAGTTTCAAAAGGACAGGAAAAATTAAATAGTGGGATTCAACAAATTGCCTCAGGAAAAGAGGAAATTAAGAGTGCAAGAGAGGAACTAGCCGAAGCTCAAGCACAGTTGTCGCAAGGAAAAGATGAACTTCAATCAGATTGGCAAAAATTACTGAGTGCCAAACAAGAACTTGTCTCAGGAAAAGAGACCTTAGATGAAAGTCAAAAGGACCTTGTTGATGCCAATAAAGAAATCCAAGAGTTTGAAAATGAATTACTTACAGCAACTAAACAACTAAATACTGCAACTAAGAGTCTTGATGAAAAGCAACAGCAATTTGATCAAGCCCAAGCAGAAATTACTAATCAAAAAAACGTCTTAAAAAATTCTCAAAACCAAATTACGACGAGTCAAAATGAAATAAATAAAGAATCGTCGGCTTTAGAAAATGAGAAATCAAAGTATTCATCAGATGTTCGTGAATCAACCCAAGAACTTAGTAATGATTCAGCGGCTTTAAACGAGGCTAAGAATAATTTAAGTAAAACTAATGATGAAGTTACTGATTTAAGTCAACAGCTACAAGATGATAAAACTAAACAAAGTTCAACGACAATTGAACAATTGCAAAAGAATCTCCAAGCTGAAGAAAATACACAAAAGGATATAAAGACTAAAATAACTGTTCTTCAGCAAGAAAATACCAAGGATCAATCAAAGGCTGATGTAGCTAAAAAAGAATATCAGAGTTTTATAGAAAACAAATATACGCCTTCGATGTCTGTCATTGAAAAGAAACAAACAGAATTAACTGCGATGCAAACACAATTAAATCAATCAAAAGAAAAATTGGACTCATATCAGGCTACTTTAGATAATGAACAAAAGGAAATTAATTCCGGTCAACAAGAATTAATTCAAGAAAAAAATACTTTAGACCAAAGTCAAAATCTTTTAACTGAAAAAAATCAAGAATATCAAAATGGTCTAAAGCAGTATATCGAAGGAAAACGTTCATATAATAGCAATTTGCTCGATTACTTTAATGGGTTAAACGAGTGGATGGTTGGTTTTGAAACTTTAAAAAATGGATCAAAAGAATATCTTGAGAATTTAGAGAGTTATAAAAAAGGAAATAGTGAATTGAAGCAATCAGAAGCTGAATTGGCTGAAGGAAAGCAGACACTATTTCAAGAAAAAGAAAAGAATCAACAGAAAATTGATGCCGCTAACGTGGAATTGATGAATAGTGAAAAAGAGTATCAAGCTGATTTAGCAGAATTCAACAAACAGGAAGAAAAAGCAAATAAGAAAATAAATAAGAATAAGAGAAAACTAACTAAATCACAAAAGACTTTAACAAATTTGCAGGCACCAGTCTATTCCGTAGAAAATCATGAAGAAATGGATAGTGGTTATAAATCATTTGTAGATAGTTCTAGTCGTATTGATATACTTTCAAATATTTTTCCAGTTTTCTTGTTTGCAGTAGCCGCATTAGTAAGTTTAACTACGATGACACGCTTTGTAGAAGAAGAAAGATTAAATATCGGTATTTACAAAGCCTTAGGTTATAGCAATGGTGATGTAAAGAAAAAGTTTATCATTTATGGACTAGCTTCCAGTATTTTGGGAACTATTGCTGGTAGTATTTTGGGACATACGTTATTGCCTAAAGTAATTTATGATGTATATGCGGATGGAACTAGTTTTCCGGAAGTAGACTTAGCATTTTATCCAGGTTATACAATAATTGGTTTGACGGTTGCAATTCTTTGTACGGTTGTCTCTACCTATGTTGTAATAAGCAAAAATCTTAATGAAAATCCGGCAGAACTTTTATTGCCTAAACCACCAAAGGAAGGTTCTAGAATTCTTTTGGAAAGAATTAGTCCTCTTTGGAAGAGAATGAGCTTTAATTATAAAATTACTGCAAGAAACTTATTTAGATACAAAAAGCGCATGTTCATGACGATATTTGGTGTTGCAGGTTGTATGGCTTTACTAATAACAGCATTCGGAATAAAAGATTCTATTTCTGGTATTACAGAGCGCCAATCACAACAGATACTTAAGTATGATTTACTTGTGTCAAAAGAAAATAGATTGAATAATCGGCAGGAAAAATCGATTAATTCATTAATGAATAATAAGAACATTAAATCTTCAGCTAATATTTTCTATCAAGAACTTACGAGTACCGCAGCAACAGATGGATCAACACAGTCGATTACATCTATTGTGACTGATGATTCGAAAAAGTTTGATCATTATATCTCGCTTAAAGATGCTAATAGTTTTAAATCATTACCTTTAACAAACAAGGGAATCGTGATTTCTAAAAAGTTAGCAAAGATTATGAATGTAAAAGTTGGCCAAAAAATAAAATTAAGGAATGAAAAAAATCAAATTTTTAAAGCTACAGTGTCGGGCATTACCGAGATGTATTTGGGACACTTTGCCTTTATGAATGGAAAAGCATATCAACATATTTTCCACAAACGATATCATCCAAATAGTTCTTTGGTTAAACTCAAATCTAATTCTAAAGCGTCAAAGAATGCAATGTCAGCTTTGTTCATGAAGAATAATGGTATTGATGGCGTTGTTCAATCAAATGATTCAGAGGATGGTTCAATTGCAGGATTAACACAAATTACTTTAATATTGGTCATTGGTGCATCATTATTGGCGTTGATTGTTATATATACGTTATCGAACATTAATGTTTCTGAAAGAATCCGTGAATTAAGTACGATTAAAGTTCTAGGATTTTATGATAATGAAGTAACAATGTATATCTACCGAGAAACAATCATCTTATCGATTTTAGGTATTTTAGTTGGAATGTTGGCAGGTGCAAAGTTGAGTGAATTTATTACTTCACTGTTGCCGACTGATGAAGTATTATTTGATACAACCGTTAGATGGACAAATTTTGGAATCTCAACTCTAATTACTATGGGAATTACTATTGGGTTGATGTTCATTGTTCACTTTAAAATTAAGAAAATTGATATGTTAGATGCATTGAAGTCCGTTGACTAG
- the dnaG gene encoding DNA primase, giving the protein MATRIPQEFIDEVTSKTNIVDVISKYVQLKKSGKNLFGLCPFHEERTPSFSVAEDKQIFHCFSCGRGGNVFKFIMEMENKSFPEAVIEVAQMGNIPVPDQYEAKNNQYQNSDSQTLLKMYADAAKLYSHILLKTENGSNALKYLRNRQLDDDLIQTFGIGYAPNNNNLLLQFFKDRDISEDILRKSGLFAQNQEGELFDRFRDRVMIPITDESGNIIAFSGRILDKEASTAKYLNSPETEIFNKSKTLFNLNNAKKEIREKSNVILFEGFMDVISAYKAGVTNGVASMGTSLTDQQLYVLSRLTNQINICYDGDDPGVEATYRALTQLTDERFTYGVISIPDKKDPDEFIKSEGSEKFQNLANSVQTPISFILNYFKRNYNLNNEHDQLEFLDRSLKEIVKLQSPVEVDMYVGKVADEMNVSKDAINKELDTLRRQISIQKPANNYKDVQQHALEKVTSSVRPKYDRLEKSERYLLYWAINFPEIRINLKGDGFKFVHQNYQRIFDSLLSYAEQNDAAEEINISDFMNVLDNDDKNLLAELEMMNMPVEYNDQEIDDYMNNIKNSGLESQLSDINQQLKKAAMVGDNKLQLELTQQLIKVRRILSN; this is encoded by the coding sequence ATGGCAACACGGATTCCTCAGGAATTCATTGATGAAGTTACCTCGAAAACTAATATCGTCGATGTTATTAGCAAGTACGTGCAATTAAAAAAATCAGGTAAGAATTTGTTTGGACTTTGCCCGTTTCATGAAGAACGAACTCCTTCGTTTTCAGTTGCAGAGGACAAGCAAATTTTTCACTGCTTTAGTTGTGGTCGCGGGGGTAATGTCTTCAAATTCATTATGGAAATGGAAAATAAATCTTTTCCAGAAGCCGTAATTGAGGTTGCCCAAATGGGTAACATTCCTGTCCCTGACCAGTACGAAGCTAAGAACAATCAATACCAAAATTCTGATAGCCAAACTCTTTTGAAAATGTACGCTGATGCAGCTAAGCTATACAGCCACATTTTATTGAAAACAGAGAATGGCTCCAATGCTTTGAAATATTTAAGAAATCGTCAATTAGATGATGACTTGATTCAAACCTTTGGTATCGGCTATGCACCAAATAATAACAACCTTTTGTTACAGTTTTTCAAGGATCGAGATATCAGTGAAGATATTTTGAGAAAATCGGGACTGTTTGCTCAAAATCAAGAAGGAGAACTGTTTGACCGTTTTCGGGATCGAGTAATGATTCCAATTACAGACGAGTCAGGCAATATCATTGCTTTCTCAGGACGTATTTTAGATAAAGAGGCTTCAACGGCTAAATATCTTAATAGTCCTGAAACGGAGATTTTTAACAAAAGTAAGACTTTGTTCAATTTGAACAATGCCAAAAAAGAGATTCGTGAAAAGAGCAATGTGATTCTGTTTGAAGGTTTTATGGATGTTATTAGTGCGTACAAAGCTGGTGTCACTAATGGTGTGGCTTCGATGGGTACTAGTTTGACAGATCAACAGTTATACGTTTTAAGTCGTCTGACTAATCAAATCAATATTTGTTACGATGGCGATGATCCTGGAGTTGAAGCTACTTATCGGGCTTTGACCCAACTGACTGATGAACGTTTTACTTATGGGGTTATCAGTATTCCAGATAAAAAGGATCCTGATGAATTCATTAAAAGTGAAGGTTCTGAGAAGTTTCAAAATTTAGCTAATAGTGTTCAAACGCCGATTTCCTTCATTTTGAATTACTTCAAACGTAACTACAATCTCAACAACGAACATGATCAGTTGGAATTTTTGGATCGGTCGTTAAAAGAGATCGTAAAATTACAATCGCCTGTTGAAGTTGATATGTATGTTGGCAAGGTTGCTGATGAGATGAATGTCTCGAAAGACGCTATCAATAAGGAATTGGATACATTACGTCGTCAAATTTCAATTCAAAAGCCAGCCAATAATTATAAAGACGTTCAACAACATGCTTTGGAAAAAGTCACCTCGAGTGTTCGACCCAAATATGATCGTCTAGAGAAATCGGAACGGTATTTGTTGTATTGGGCAATCAATTTCCCTGAGATCAGAATTAATCTAAAAGGTGATGGTTTCAAGTTCGTTCACCAAAATTATCAACGAATCTTTGATTCTTTATTGTCATATGCTGAGCAAAATGATGCAGCAGAGGAAATCAATATCTCTGATTTTATGAATGTTTTAGATAATGATGATAAGAATTTGTTGGCAGAACTTGAAATGATGAATATGCCAGTTGAATATAATGATCAAGAAATTGATGATTATATGAACAATATCAAGAATTCTGGATTGGAGTCGCAATTAAGTGACATCAATCAACAACTCAAAAAGGCGGCGATGGTCGGTGACAACAAATTGCAGTTAGAGTTAACGCAGCAATTGATTAAAGTAAGAAGAATCCTTAGCAATTAA
- the glyS gene encoding glycine--tRNA ligase subunit beta: protein MTKNYLLEIGLEEMPAHVVTKSVNQFAQRAEKFLKENRISFDSIEKYSTPRRLTILVKGIAEKQTDIDVKAKGPSKKIAQDADGNWTKAAQGFARGQGMTADDIFFEDLKGTEYAYIQKHEDGQKVEDVLSHMDEVIKAITFPTRMRWGSYDFEYIRPIHWLVSLLDTEEVPVKILDVVSGRISRGHRFLGQDVEIDDAKNYVEKLKSQFVIVDAKARKQIIFDQIAKIAQDNDWDIDVDQDLLEEVNNLVEYPTTFYGSFDKKYLEIPDEVLITSMKDNQRYFYVRDQKGNLAPYFIGVRNGNSEHIENVIRGNEKVLVARLEDADFFFKEDQKKTIADYVEKLKSVNFHVKIGTMYEKMARVHQIADHLADIFQFSDTERKDLLRASDIYKFDLVTNMVDEFSELQGVMGEKYAEIMGETKAVAQAIREHYMPISSEGALPETKVGAALAIADKLDSIETFFAVDLIPSGSNDPYALRRQAYGIVRILNQYQWSMNLNDLQDYLKDNVTVPEKLDLNAHKQDVIDFMIDRVRQLLKQNKIRTDIIDAVAGGSNVDAIEMINVAQVLQNHVNDDDFKVVMEALGRIVNLSKKAKFGYSDDLSVDDSLFENPSESQLNQQVAAIKNDNAEDLFKQLAALRPVIDSYFDENMIMAKDEKVKNNRLTQLVIANHLIANLGDLSKIVTK, encoded by the coding sequence ATGACTAAAAATTACTTATTAGAAATTGGTTTGGAAGAAATGCCAGCTCATGTAGTAACTAAGAGTGTGAACCAATTTGCCCAAAGAGCTGAAAAATTCTTGAAAGAAAATCGTATTTCTTTTGATTCAATCGAAAAGTATTCAACTCCTAGACGTTTGACTATTTTGGTTAAAGGTATCGCTGAAAAACAAACTGATATTGACGTTAAAGCAAAAGGTCCTTCTAAGAAAATTGCTCAAGATGCTGACGGCAATTGGACTAAAGCTGCTCAAGGATTCGCTCGTGGACAGGGGATGACTGCCGACGATATTTTCTTTGAAGACCTCAAAGGTACTGAATATGCCTACATCCAAAAGCATGAAGATGGCCAAAAAGTTGAAGATGTTTTGAGCCACATGGATGAAGTTATCAAAGCTATCACATTCCCTACAAGAATGCGTTGGGGTTCATATGACTTTGAATATATCAGACCAATTCACTGGTTGGTATCATTATTGGATACTGAAGAAGTTCCTGTAAAGATCTTGGACGTTGTTTCTGGTCGTATCAGTCGCGGTCACAGATTCTTAGGTCAAGATGTTGAAATCGACGATGCTAAAAACTACGTTGAAAAATTGAAGTCACAATTTGTTATCGTTGATGCTAAAGCTCGTAAACAAATTATTTTTGACCAAATCGCAAAAATTGCTCAAGATAACGACTGGGATATCGATGTAGACCAAGACTTACTTGAAGAAGTTAACAATTTAGTTGAATATCCAACTACTTTCTATGGTTCATTCGACAAGAAATATCTTGAAATCCCTGACGAAGTTTTGATTACTTCAATGAAAGACAACCAAAGATATTTCTACGTTCGTGACCAAAAAGGCAACTTAGCTCCTTACTTTATTGGGGTTAGAAATGGTAACTCAGAACATATCGAAAACGTTATTCGTGGTAATGAGAAGGTTCTAGTAGCTCGTCTAGAAGATGCTGATTTCTTCTTCAAGGAAGATCAAAAGAAGACAATTGCTGACTACGTTGAAAAACTTAAATCAGTTAACTTCCACGTTAAGATCGGTACGATGTATGAAAAAATGGCTCGTGTGCACCAAATTGCTGACCATTTAGCTGATATTTTCCAATTCTCAGACACAGAAAGAAAAGATTTGCTCCGTGCTAGTGATATTTACAAGTTTGATCTTGTAACTAACATGGTTGATGAATTCTCTGAATTACAAGGTGTCATGGGTGAGAAGTATGCCGAAATCATGGGTGAGACAAAGGCTGTTGCTCAAGCAATTAGAGAACACTACATGCCAATCTCTTCAGAAGGTGCCTTGCCAGAAACTAAAGTTGGTGCTGCCTTAGCCATTGCTGACAAACTAGATTCAATCGAAACATTCTTTGCTGTTGATTTGATTCCTAGTGGTTCAAATGATCCTTATGCATTGCGTCGTCAAGCTTATGGTATCGTTAGAATCCTCAATCAATATCAATGGTCAATGAACTTAAATGACTTACAAGACTACTTGAAGGACAATGTAACAGTTCCTGAAAAACTAGACTTGAATGCTCATAAACAAGACGTGATTGACTTCATGATCGATCGTGTTCGTCAATTGTTGAAGCAAAACAAGATTAGAACTGACATCATCGATGCTGTTGCCGGTGGTTCAAACGTTGATGCTATCGAAATGATCAACGTTGCTCAAGTGCTTCAAAACCACGTTAATGATGATGACTTCAAGGTAGTTATGGAAGCTCTTGGCAGAATCGTTAACTTGTCTAAGAAAGCTAAGTTCGGATATTCCGATGATTTGTCTGTTGACGATTCACTATTTGAAAATCCATCTGAATCACAATTGAATCAACAAGTTGCTGCTATTAAAAATGACAATGCTGAAGATTTATTCAAACAACTTGCTGCTTTACGTCCTGTAATCGACTCATATTTTGATGAAAATATGATCATGGCTAAAGATGAAAAAGTTAAGAATAATCGTTTGACTCAATTAGTGATTGCAAATCACTTGATTGCTAACTTGGGTGATTTATCTAAGATTGTTACTAAATAA